Proteins encoded by one window of Methylovirgula ligni:
- a CDS encoding glycosyltransferase family 4 protein yields MTKLLIATDAWGPQINGVVRSLENIAAHASGFGVDVRFLTPTDFWTLPLPGYREIRLALANPRRVAGFIADFNPDFIHIATEGPIGLATRRACLAGKRTFTTSYHTRFPEYVAARLPVPIRMSYAALRRFHSAAAGTMVSSPSLENVLAGHGFRNLMRWSRGVDGTLFRPRPENALADLPRPIFLFVGRLAIEKNIEAFLKLDLPGSKVIVGDGPLQTRLAANYPKAHFLGSRSGEALAEIYSSADVFVFPSRTDTFGIVLLEALASGVPVAAFPVTGPLDVIGDSGAGVLSHDLREAALRALDISREHCRRYAAKFTWKESARQFFDNINVAQNRGLAIPLADLAEPA; encoded by the coding sequence GTGACCAAGCTTCTCATTGCCACCGATGCCTGGGGGCCGCAGATCAATGGCGTCGTCCGCTCCCTCGAAAACATCGCTGCGCATGCGTCGGGCTTCGGTGTCGATGTCCGCTTTTTGACTCCGACGGATTTCTGGACCCTGCCGCTGCCGGGCTATCGCGAAATCCGTCTGGCGCTGGCGAACCCGCGCCGGGTCGCGGGCTTCATCGCCGATTTTAATCCCGACTTCATCCATATCGCGACCGAGGGGCCGATCGGCCTCGCCACGCGCCGCGCCTGCCTCGCCGGCAAGCGCACCTTTACCACCAGCTACCACACCCGCTTTCCCGAATATGTGGCCGCGCGGCTGCCGGTGCCGATCCGGATGAGCTATGCCGCCTTGCGCCGCTTCCACAGCGCTGCCGCAGGTACGATGGTGAGCTCGCCGAGCCTCGAAAACGTCCTCGCCGGGCACGGATTCCGCAATCTGATGCGCTGGTCGCGCGGCGTCGACGGCACCCTGTTCCGCCCCCGGCCGGAGAACGCTTTGGCCGACCTGCCCCGCCCCATCTTTCTCTTCGTCGGCCGTCTCGCAATCGAGAAGAACATCGAGGCCTTCCTGAAGCTCGACCTGCCCGGCTCCAAGGTCATCGTCGGCGACGGGCCCTTGCAGACGCGGCTCGCGGCAAACTATCCCAAGGCGCATTTCCTCGGCTCGCGCAGCGGCGAGGCGCTGGCGGAAATCTATTCCTCCGCCGATGTCTTCGTCTTCCCGAGCCGGACGGATACGTTCGGCATCGTCCTGCTGGAGGCTTTGGCCTCGGGCGTGCCGGTCGCCGCCTTCCCTGTCACCGGGCCGCTCGATGTGATCGGCGATTCCGGCGCCGGTGTCCTGAGCCACGATCTGCGCGAGGCGGCGCTGCGCGCGCTCGACATCTCCCGCGAGCATTGCCGCAGATATGCGGCGAAGTTCACCTGGAAGGAAAGCGCGCGGCAGTTCTTCGACAATATAAACGTCGCGCAGAATCGCGGCCTGGCGATCCCGCTCGCTGATCTCGCCGAACCCGCCTAG
- a CDS encoding UDP-2,3-diacylglucosamine diphosphatase yields the protein MAKKHLDSIAVRTLFLSDLHLGTKGCQAGLLLDFLKHCEVDTIYLVGDVIDGWRLKSGWYWPESHNNVVRKLLKRVHKGVKIIYIPGNHDEFMRDYVGHNFGGIDVMNTAIHEAADGKRYFVMHGDQFDLVVRHAPWLAMLGDGAYDLALGINTYLNMVRRRLGLDYWSLSSWAKLKVKSAVNHIGRFESALSGEARRRDVFGIICGHIHHAVIHDDFGVRYMNTGDWVESCTALVEHFDGRFEIIHWADRVREAKEALAAAAQQPEVEATAA from the coding sequence GTGGCGAAAAAGCACCTCGACAGCATCGCGGTCCGGACACTTTTTCTGTCCGATCTACATTTGGGAACAAAAGGTTGCCAGGCGGGTCTCCTGCTCGATTTTCTCAAGCATTGCGAAGTCGATACGATCTATCTCGTCGGTGATGTCATCGACGGCTGGCGCTTGAAATCCGGCTGGTACTGGCCGGAGTCGCACAACAATGTCGTGCGCAAGCTGTTGAAACGCGTCCACAAAGGCGTCAAGATCATCTATATACCCGGCAACCACGACGAGTTCATGCGCGATTACGTCGGGCACAATTTCGGCGGCATCGATGTGATGAATACCGCGATCCACGAAGCGGCCGACGGCAAACGCTATTTTGTCATGCATGGCGACCAGTTCGATCTCGTCGTCCGGCATGCGCCTTGGCTCGCCATGCTCGGCGATGGAGCTTATGATTTGGCGCTGGGGATCAACACTTATCTCAACATGGTCCGCCGCCGGCTCGGCCTCGATTACTGGTCGCTGTCGTCCTGGGCGAAGCTGAAGGTGAAGAGCGCCGTCAACCACATCGGCCGGTTCGAATCCGCGCTTTCGGGCGAGGCGCGCCGGCGCGACGTCTTCGGCATCATCTGCGGCCATATCCACCATGCCGTGATTCACGACGATTTCGGCGTGCGCTACATGAATACCGGCGATTGGGTCGAGAGCTGCACCGCGCTCGTCGAGCATTTCGACGGCCGTTTTGAGATTATCCACTGGGCCGACCGGGTGCGCGAGGCGAAGGAAGCGCTGGCGGCCGCCGCTCAGCAGCCAGAGGTCGAGGCAACCGCGGCGTGA
- a CDS encoding putative sulfate exporter family transporter: MTDTTASHVESAAVHLNEDWVSAIIGVTIFVLALLGLSGVDLLGWAATTKIWTVPSAALAPIGKSYAALGGLPALVLTYLAFLGVLTGAAAVLGANVRRFALAFSAVFWLGYIAWIIGSYAHIAAATPADIAKTGVSWSLHLTPEGGLILALVAGLIVGNFFPNFATWLNEAIRPEFYVKTAIVILGGVIAITVAGKLNLASSVFLRSLAAIVEAYLIYWPVVYYISRKYFGFSREAAVPLASGISICGVAAAIATGSAIRARPQVAVLVSSLVVIFAVVELLLLPFLANTFLSHEPLVAASWLGLAVKTDGAAVAAGGIAESLISAKNAAAGIHYAPGWILGTTTTIKVFIDVFIGIWAFILAHIWTTYINPTTPGGKAKLSEIWERFPKFILGFILTFALGLVVTLSLGKGQALALKAVADEASVFRVLFFVLTFFSIGVLSDFRRLWADGLGKLAAVYVVSLFGFVIWVGLLISWLFFHGVKPPLAG; encoded by the coding sequence ATGACTGATACTACAGCCTCGCATGTTGAAAGCGCGGCGGTACACCTCAACGAAGATTGGGTGTCCGCAATTATTGGCGTCACCATTTTTGTCCTCGCTTTGCTCGGCTTGAGCGGCGTCGACCTGCTTGGGTGGGCCGCGACCACGAAAATCTGGACCGTGCCCAGCGCGGCGCTCGCGCCGATCGGCAAATCCTACGCGGCGCTCGGCGGCTTGCCCGCGCTGGTTTTGACCTATCTGGCCTTTCTCGGCGTCCTGACAGGCGCCGCCGCAGTGCTGGGCGCCAATGTCCGCCGCTTCGCGCTGGCCTTCAGTGCTGTATTCTGGCTCGGCTATATCGCCTGGATCATCGGCAGCTACGCCCATATCGCCGCGGCGACTCCGGCGGATATCGCCAAGACGGGCGTCAGCTGGTCGCTGCACCTGACGCCGGAAGGCGGCCTCATTCTCGCCCTCGTCGCCGGCCTCATCGTCGGCAATTTCTTCCCGAACTTCGCCACCTGGCTGAACGAGGCAATCCGTCCGGAATTCTACGTGAAGACCGCCATTGTCATCCTCGGCGGCGTGATCGCCATCACGGTCGCGGGCAAGCTCAATCTGGCTTCGTCCGTCTTCCTGCGTTCGCTCGCGGCAATCGTCGAGGCCTATCTGATCTATTGGCCTGTCGTCTATTACATCTCGCGCAAATATTTCGGCTTCTCACGCGAGGCGGCGGTGCCGCTCGCCTCGGGCATTTCGATCTGCGGCGTCGCCGCGGCGATCGCCACCGGCAGCGCCATCCGCGCCCGCCCGCAAGTCGCCGTGCTGGTCTCCTCGCTCGTCGTCATCTTCGCGGTGGTCGAGCTTCTGCTGCTGCCGTTCCTCGCCAATACGTTCTTGTCACATGAGCCGCTCGTCGCGGCGAGCTGGCTGGGCCTGGCGGTGAAGACCGACGGCGCGGCGGTGGCCGCAGGCGGCATCGCCGAATCGCTGATCTCGGCGAAAAACGCCGCGGCGGGCATCCACTACGCGCCGGGCTGGATTCTCGGCACGACGACGACGATCAAGGTCTTCATCGATGTCTTCATCGGCATCTGGGCTTTCATTCTCGCCCATATCTGGACGACCTATATCAACCCGACGACACCGGGCGGCAAGGCCAAGCTTTCGGAGATCTGGGAGCGCTTTCCCAAGTTCATCCTCGGGTTCATCCTCACCTTCGCCCTCGGCCTTGTCGTGACGCTCAGCCTCGGCAAGGGGCAGGCGCTGGCGCTGAAAGCCGTCGCTGACGAGGCGAGCGTCTTCCGCGTCCTCTTCTTCGTCCTAACCTTCTTCTCGATCGGTGTGCTGTCCGACTTCCGCCGCCTCTGGGCGGACGGCCTTGGCAAGCTCGCCGCCGTCTATGTCGTCAGCCTGTTCGGCTTCGTCATCTGGGTCGGCCTGCTCATTTCGTGGCTGTTCTTCCACGGTGTGAAGCCGCCGCTGGCCGGCTGA
- a CDS encoding carbohydrate porin, with product MIKTPSESRRSGRLARMVVFAAAAAMGMAAIGQARADVTDQLLDQLRAKGVLTRGEYSKLKTRHAAEKAEMGRPRHYSKDGVVVVPDDRYLTRLDKGIGFHIPGLVTKEGEVGAIDVKISGDLVFGADETFDAYAGGNRNATSHMTGGLVTASPNQPYNSIQAGLLPSAIVLSIATNQMGYDLGFTIGAYTGGNNVYPNSANANGGGSPVALGTPGIDLRQVFGTVGTPTFGSVKIGRDLGLFGSDAILNDATLLGLGSPLTTNAPSNTSLGRIGVGYVYADWIPQVTYTTPDFNGFTASIGAFTPLDSTGGIYTSTTYTGHELPQVQAQIKWKGNIAPGVGLTLSGDGVWQQQKNDPATGSEIFGPTGTSANSWGVDGFGKLDVAGFSFVAYGYYGEGLGTTGLFLSGFDSFGDPRKSEGGYVQGSYTWDKFTFGASWGVSQLNPTAAEWSIGTADGLVKDNESIIGFARYQLTPWMALQAEFGHTWATNWGGYKLSEDDIWLGTAWFF from the coding sequence ATGATAAAAACTCCATCCGAGTCTCGCCGCAGCGGCCGCCTTGCGCGGATGGTCGTGTTTGCAGCGGCGGCGGCGATGGGCATGGCCGCGATCGGCCAGGCTCGCGCGGACGTGACCGATCAATTGCTTGATCAATTGCGCGCCAAAGGCGTGCTGACCCGTGGCGAATACTCCAAGCTGAAGACCCGCCATGCGGCCGAAAAGGCCGAGATGGGCCGGCCGCGCCACTACTCGAAGGACGGCGTCGTCGTCGTTCCGGACGACCGCTATCTCACCCGCCTCGACAAGGGCATCGGCTTCCACATCCCGGGCCTCGTCACCAAGGAAGGTGAAGTCGGCGCGATCGATGTGAAGATCTCCGGCGACCTCGTGTTCGGCGCCGACGAGACCTTCGACGCCTATGCCGGCGGCAATCGAAACGCTACGAGCCACATGACTGGCGGCCTTGTGACGGCCAGCCCGAACCAGCCTTATAACTCCATCCAGGCGGGCCTGCTGCCGAGCGCCATCGTGCTCTCGATCGCGACCAACCAGATGGGCTATGACCTCGGCTTCACGATCGGCGCCTATACCGGCGGCAATAACGTGTATCCGAATTCCGCGAACGCCAACGGCGGCGGCTCGCCGGTCGCCCTCGGCACGCCCGGCATCGATCTCCGCCAGGTCTTCGGCACGGTCGGCACGCCGACCTTCGGCTCGGTCAAGATCGGCCGCGATCTCGGCCTCTTCGGCTCGGACGCGATCCTGAACGACGCGACCCTGCTCGGCCTTGGCTCGCCGCTGACGACTAATGCGCCGAGCAATACGTCGCTCGGCCGTATCGGCGTGGGCTATGTCTATGCGGACTGGATCCCGCAGGTGACCTACACGACGCCGGACTTCAACGGCTTCACGGCGTCGATCGGCGCCTTTACACCGCTGGATTCGACGGGTGGCATTTATACCTCCACCACCTACACCGGCCATGAGCTGCCGCAGGTTCAGGCCCAGATCAAGTGGAAGGGCAATATTGCGCCCGGCGTCGGCCTGACCCTGTCCGGCGACGGTGTGTGGCAGCAACAGAAGAACGACCCAGCTACCGGCTCGGAGATCTTCGGGCCGACGGGTACCAGCGCCAACAGCTGGGGCGTGGACGGCTTCGGCAAGTTGGACGTCGCGGGCTTCAGCTTCGTGGCCTATGGCTATTATGGCGAAGGTCTCGGCACGACCGGTCTCTTCCTGAGCGGCTTCGACAGCTTCGGCGATCCGCGCAAGAGCGAGGGCGGCTACGTCCAGGGTTCGTATACCTGGGATAAGTTCACCTTCGGCGCGAGCTGGGGTGTCAGCCAGCTGAACCCGACAGCCGCCGAATGGAGCATCGGCACGGCAGATGGCTTGGTCAAGGACAACGAGAGCATCATTGGCTTTGCCCGCTATCAGTTGACGCCTTGGATGGCCCTGCAGGCTGAATTCGGCCATACGTGGGCCACCAACTGGGGTGGCTACAAGCTGAGCGAAGACGACATCTGGCTCGGCACGGCCTGGTTCTTCTAA
- a CDS encoding chemotaxis protein CheW produces the protein MDEPQADKTQRRELIAFRIGAQEFCVDIMSVREIRGFTPATVLPRAPSFVRGVINLRGAVLPIVDLAARLGFPATDPTVRHVIMVVQVERQVVGLLVDAVLDILTVAESDIQPTPDVASEMARSFTRGVLAIDGRMISWIALDHVLPASAAEAA, from the coding sequence ATGGACGAGCCGCAGGCAGACAAGACCCAAAGGCGCGAACTGATTGCCTTTCGCATCGGGGCGCAGGAATTCTGCGTGGACATCATGTCGGTGCGCGAAATCCGCGGCTTTACGCCGGCGACCGTTCTGCCGCGGGCACCGAGCTTCGTGCGCGGCGTCATCAATCTGCGCGGCGCGGTTCTGCCGATCGTTGATCTCGCGGCGCGGCTTGGCTTTCCGGCTACGGACCCGACCGTGCGCCATGTCATCATGGTCGTTCAGGTCGAGCGCCAGGTCGTTGGACTTCTCGTCGATGCCGTGCTCGATATTCTGACGGTCGCCGAATCGGACATCCAGCCGACGCCGGATGTCGCCTCCGAAATGGCGCGATCGTTTACGCGCGGCGTTCTGGCCATCGACGGGCGCATGATCAGCTGGATCGCTCTCGACCATGTCCTGCCGGCCTCGGCAGCCGAAGCCGCGTAA
- a CDS encoding chloride channel protein, producing the protein MDLAVTASGEKAEPANAVARWRGLARRSELALILLAVATGVAAAVFVALTSDAVQLIHQYCFGLPGNSRLSGAEELRSPYFALVPAFGGALLGLTGIFIKRWRPRRPVDAIEANALRGGRMSLIDSILIALQTIVSCGFGASVGLEAGYTQIGAGFGSTLGSLFKMRRADMRALVGCGAAGAIAAAFQAPLTGAFYAFELIIGTYTSFGLAPVIAAAISAVITSRALGIDASFVGHFTLARRIAPVDFAALFLLTLACAAVGIAIMRGVTFVEAIFKRSRLPVALQPIAGGLLVGGLALLTPHVLASGHGALTLLFRGAAGSVAAFVAIVALKSVASAISIGSGFRGGLFFASLYLGGLMGKVFCGALPLLVAGAAPDVTLYILVGMAALAVAIIGAPLTMSFLALETTGDFPLSLVILMAATLVSVIVRRTFGYSFATWRLHLRGESIRSAQDIGWMRSLTVGRLMRLDLHVTPADRSLADFKAEFPLGATSWVAAVDAEGRYAGLISVADAHLATAATASASMPLAQLFRASKTVLRPELNIKEAAELFERTESEALVVVDALASLKPIGLLTEAHVLRRYTEELERARSDLAGERWQGEG; encoded by the coding sequence ATGGACCTTGCCGTTACCGCCTCTGGCGAAAAAGCCGAACCGGCCAATGCCGTCGCGCGCTGGCGCGGTCTGGCGCGGCGAAGCGAACTGGCGCTTATTCTTCTGGCGGTCGCGACCGGCGTCGCTGCGGCGGTGTTCGTCGCCCTCACATCCGATGCCGTCCAACTGATTCATCAGTATTGTTTCGGCCTTCCCGGCAATTCCCGCCTCAGCGGCGCGGAAGAATTGCGTTCGCCCTATTTTGCCTTAGTGCCCGCGTTCGGCGGCGCGCTCCTCGGCCTCACCGGGATTTTCATCAAGCGCTGGCGGCCGCGCCGGCCGGTGGATGCGATCGAGGCCAATGCGCTGCGGGGCGGCCGCATGTCGCTCATCGACAGCATTCTCATCGCCTTGCAAACAATCGTCTCCTGCGGCTTCGGCGCCTCGGTCGGGCTCGAGGCGGGCTATACGCAGATCGGCGCGGGCTTCGGCTCGACGCTGGGAAGCCTCTTCAAAATGCGCCGCGCGGACATGCGCGCGCTCGTCGGCTGCGGGGCTGCGGGCGCCATTGCCGCCGCCTTCCAGGCACCGCTGACCGGCGCCTTTTATGCTTTCGAACTCATCATCGGCACGTATACGTCCTTCGGCCTCGCGCCGGTCATCGCCGCGGCGATCAGCGCCGTCATCACCTCGCGCGCGCTCGGGATAGACGCCAGTTTCGTCGGCCATTTCACGCTGGCGCGGCGGATCGCGCCGGTCGATTTCGCCGCGCTCTTTCTACTGACGCTCGCCTGCGCCGCCGTCGGCATCGCCATCATGCGCGGCGTCACCTTTGTGGAAGCCATCTTCAAACGCAGCCGTCTCCCGGTCGCGCTGCAGCCCATCGCCGGCGGTCTTCTCGTCGGCGGCCTGGCATTGCTGACGCCGCATGTGCTGGCCTCGGGGCACGGCGCTCTCACGCTGCTGTTTCGCGGAGCGGCCGGCAGCGTCGCGGCCTTCGTCGCGATCGTGGCGCTGAAATCGGTCGCCTCGGCGATTTCGATCGGCTCGGGCTTCCGCGGCGGTCTTTTTTTCGCTTCGCTCTATCTCGGCGGCCTGATGGGCAAGGTCTTCTGCGGGGCTCTGCCGCTGCTGGTGGCAGGCGCGGCGCCGGACGTCACCCTTTACATTCTCGTCGGCATGGCGGCGCTCGCCGTCGCGATCATCGGCGCGCCGCTGACCATGAGCTTTCTGGCGTTGGAGACGACCGGCGATTTTCCGCTCTCGCTCGTCATCCTGATGGCCGCGACACTCGTCTCCGTCATCGTGCGCCGGACCTTCGGCTATTCCTTCGCGACCTGGCGGCTGCATCTGCGCGGCGAATCGATCCGCAGTGCACAGGATATCGGCTGGATGCGGTCGCTGACGGTCGGCCGGTTGATGCGCCTCGATCTGCATGTGACGCCCGCCGACCGCAGCCTTGCCGATTTCAAGGCGGAATTTCCACTCGGCGCAACGAGCTGGGTTGCCGCCGTCGATGCCGAGGGCCGTTATGCCGGGCTGATTTCCGTCGCCGACGCACATCTCGCCACCGCCGCGACCGCCTCGGCGTCAATGCCGCTCGCGCAGCTCTTCCGCGCGTCGAAAACCGTGTTGCGGCCGGAACTGAACATCAAGGAAGCGGCCGAACTCTTCGAGCGGACGGAAAGCGAGGCCCTTGTCGTCGTCGACGCTCTCGCGAGCCTGAAGCCGATCGGCTTGCTCACTGAGGCGCATGTGCTGCGCCGCTATACCGAAGAGCTGGAACGCGCCCGCAGCGATCTCGCCGGCGAGCGGTGGCAAGGCGAGGGGTGA
- the metW gene encoding methionine biosynthesis protein MetW produces MAETGARTAVMLSQTARIDLLVVADMVAPKTRVLDVGCGDGTLLRLLAEERGVDARGIELSQSGVNDCVAKGLSVIQGDADADLADYPDDAFDYVILSQTLQATRRPRQVLEHMLRIGHHAIVSFPNFGHWRIRAQIAVQGRMPVTKSLSASWYETPNIHFCTIRDFIGLVDEIGAKTERSIALDRQGRPLSFSAPWWVLNLIGDQAVFELSRKK; encoded by the coding sequence ATGGCGGAGACTGGCGCGCGGACCGCCGTCATGCTGTCGCAGACGGCGCGTATCGATCTTCTTGTCGTTGCGGATATGGTCGCGCCGAAAACGCGCGTGCTCGATGTCGGCTGCGGCGACGGGACATTGCTGCGCCTCCTCGCCGAGGAGCGCGGCGTCGACGCGCGGGGGATCGAGCTTTCGCAGAGCGGCGTCAACGATTGCGTCGCCAAGGGCCTGTCGGTGATCCAGGGCGACGCCGATGCCGATCTGGCGGATTATCCGGACGATGCCTTCGATTATGTAATTCTGTCGCAGACCTTGCAGGCGACTCGGCGGCCCCGGCAGGTGCTCGAACACATGCTGCGCATCGGCCACCACGCCATCGTCTCCTTTCCCAATTTCGGCCATTGGCGCATCCGCGCGCAGATCGCCGTGCAGGGCCGGATGCCAGTGACGAAAAGCCTGTCGGCGTCCTGGTACGAGACGCCGAACATTCACTTCTGCACCATCCGCGACTTCATCGGCCTCGTCGATGAGATCGGAGCGAAGACCGAGCGCTCGATCGCGCTCGATCGTCAGGGCCGGCCGCTGAGTTTCAGCGCCCCCTGGTGGGTGCTGAATCTCATCGGCGATCAGGCGGTGTTCGAACTGTCGCGGAAGAAATAA
- a CDS encoding response regulator transcription factor, which yields MKILVIDDHGIVREGVRRLLGTIPGSEVVEAGTAQQGLSKLRSESPDIIVLDINLNGSSGLELLQRLKNENKTTRIVMFTMYSEAGYVSRALRGGASGYVSKSAPADELITAVKRVAAGQRYVDREAANELVFSASNEEDPLQKLSNREMEILRLLGEGKSLLEIANTFGIAYKTVANSCSRLKEKLGLERTTDLIRFSLQNRQA from the coding sequence ATGAAGATTCTTGTGATCGACGATCATGGGATCGTGCGCGAAGGCGTGCGCCGGCTGCTCGGCACCATCCCCGGCTCCGAGGTCGTCGAGGCCGGAACCGCCCAGCAGGGCTTGTCGAAACTGCGCAGCGAATCGCCCGACATCATCGTGCTCGATATCAATCTCAACGGCAGCAGCGGGCTTGAGCTTTTGCAGCGGCTGAAGAACGAGAACAAGACGACGCGCATCGTCATGTTCACCATGTACTCGGAAGCGGGATATGTTTCCCGCGCGCTGCGCGGCGGCGCCTCGGGCTATGTCAGCAAGAGCGCGCCGGCCGACGAATTGATCACTGCCGTCAAGCGCGTCGCTGCGGGGCAACGCTACGTCGACCGCGAAGCCGCCAACGAACTTGTCTTCTCCGCCTCGAACGAGGAAGACCCGTTGCAAAAACTCAGCAATCGCGAAATGGAGATTCTACGCCTGCTCGGCGAAGGCAAGAGTCTGCTCGAAATCGCCAATACGTTCGGCATTGCCTACAAGACGGTGGCGAATTCCTGCTCGCGCCTCAAGGAAAAGCTCGGCCTTGAGCGCACCACCGACCTCATCCGCTTTTCGCTGCAGAACCGTCAGGCTTGA
- the ppa gene encoding inorganic diphosphatase, protein MNLDAVPPGKNPPDDINVVIEVPIGGEPIKYEMDKASGALFVDRFLYTAMRYPGNYGFVPHTLSEDGDPCDVVVVNTRAIAPGAVINCRIVGVLLMQDEHGGDEKIIAVPSQKLTARYEKIHNYTDLPQITLDQVEHFFRHYKDLEPGKWVKILRWGDAAEGRSLVLAGLERAKAEKA, encoded by the coding sequence ATGAATCTCGATGCCGTTCCTCCCGGCAAGAATCCGCCCGACGATATCAATGTCGTCATCGAAGTCCCGATCGGCGGCGAACCCATCAAATACGAGATGGACAAGGCCTCCGGCGCTCTCTTCGTCGATCGCTTCCTCTATACGGCGATGCGTTATCCCGGCAATTACGGCTTCGTCCCGCATACCTTGTCGGAAGACGGCGATCCCTGCGACGTCGTCGTGGTCAACACCCGCGCCATCGCGCCGGGCGCGGTGATCAATTGCCGGATCGTCGGCGTGTTGCTGATGCAGGACGAGCACGGCGGCGACGAGAAGATCATCGCCGTGCCGTCGCAAAAGCTGACGGCGCGCTATGAGAAGATTCACAATTACACCGATCTGCCGCAGATCACGCTCGATCAGGTCGAGCATTTCTTCCGCCACTACAAGGATCTCGAGCCCGGCAAATGGGTGAAGATCCTGCGCTGGGGCGATGCGGCCGAGGGGCGCTCTCTCGTCCTCGCCGGACTCGAACGGGCAAAGGCGGAAAAGGCGTAA
- a CDS encoding GNAT family N-acetyltransferase produces MAETLITIRDARERDAEAIAEVHDAAWRHAYRGIIPGRELERMIARRGPSWWRSAIQRRSRLVVLDFDDAIGGYASYGRNRVPAMNFGGEIFELYIAPEFQGLGFGKRLFGAARKDLAEHGYASFLVWALADNEPALDFYTRLGGKVVRRAYERFGSEQRERVAFAFQ; encoded by the coding sequence ATGGCCGAGACGCTGATCACCATCCGCGACGCGCGCGAAAGAGATGCCGAGGCAATCGCCGAAGTGCATGATGCGGCGTGGCGGCATGCGTATCGCGGCATCATTCCCGGCCGTGAACTTGAGCGGATGATCGCGCGGCGCGGGCCGAGCTGGTGGCGCTCCGCCATCCAGCGGCGTTCGCGCCTTGTCGTGCTCGATTTCGACGATGCGATCGGCGGCTATGCGAGCTATGGCCGCAACCGCGTGCCGGCGATGAATTTCGGCGGCGAGATTTTCGAGCTTTACATTGCGCCGGAGTTTCAGGGCCTCGGCTTCGGCAAACGGCTGTTCGGCGCCGCCCGAAAAGACCTTGCCGAACACGGCTATGCCTCCTTTCTGGTCTGGGCGCTGGCCGATAACGAACCGGCGCTCGATTTCTACACCCGGCTGGGCGGCAAAGTCGTGCGCCGCGCCTATGAGCGCTTTGGCAGCGAGCAACGCGAGCGCGTCGCCTTCGCTTTTCAATAG
- the phnN gene encoding phosphonate metabolism protein/1,5-bisphosphokinase (PRPP-forming) PhnN has product MSAWPGIFVCLVGPSGAGKDTLLRLAREKLAVEPGFSFPRRGVTRPPSAHEEHTELGEETFAEGLRDGRFALAWRAHGLGYAIGRDVLPALAAGDVVICNVSRDVIAAARQNFPHVAAVLVTASDHELARRLIARGRETSADIDQRLARNRDVFKHFVADFVIDNSGALPEAAEKLAAILRALRSAERRETAAGSMNNLI; this is encoded by the coding sequence TTGTCCGCATGGCCCGGCATTTTCGTCTGTCTCGTCGGCCCGAGCGGCGCCGGCAAGGATACGTTGCTGCGGCTCGCCCGCGAAAAGCTGGCGGTGGAACCTGGCTTCAGCTTTCCCCGCCGCGGCGTCACCCGGCCCCCTTCTGCACATGAAGAGCATACCGAACTCGGTGAAGAGACTTTTGCCGAAGGACTCCGCGATGGCCGTTTCGCGCTGGCCTGGCGGGCGCACGGCCTCGGCTATGCGATCGGCCGCGACGTTCTGCCGGCACTCGCCGCCGGCGATGTCGTGATCTGCAATGTCTCACGCGATGTGATCGCGGCGGCCCGGCAGAACTTTCCCCATGTCGCCGCCGTGCTGGTCACGGCATCCGACCATGAACTCGCCCGGCGCCTGATCGCGCGCGGCCGTGAAACGTCCGCCGACATCGACCAGAGGCTGGCGCGCAACCGCGACGTCTTCAAACATTTCGTCGCGGATTTCGTCATCGATAATTCCGGTGCTCTCCCGGAAGCTGCCGAAAAGCTCGCCGCGATTCTCCGCGCGCTGCGCTCTGCGGAAAGGCGCGAGACGGCCGCCGGCAGCATGAATAATCTAATATAA